GCTTCGGCGCGCTTGACACCTACTTCGGCTTCGGCGCGTTCGGCGGCGATGTCAATGGTTTTCTTACGGTTGGCCTGAGCTTCGGCGATCGCCGCTTCAGCTTCCAACTGGGCCGTCACCATGCGCATTGTCCGCTCGGCTTCCTTTTTTCCCTTCTCCGTTTCAGTTGCTTCAAGGGCAACCTGTACGGTGCGTTCGCGAACGGCCTTCGCCTCGCCCACCGCGCCGAACCGTTCCTGCTCAGCGACCTCAACGCGCGCCTTATTAATAGCCTCGGCGGCCGACTTCTTACCGATGGCTTCGATGTAGCCGGAGGCGTCCGTGATGTCACGGACGTTGACGTTGAGCAACTCTAAACCGAGCTTGTGGAGCTCGGCGGCGACATTTTTATTGACCTGCTGAAGAAACACTTCGCGGTCGCGGTTGATTTCCTCAATGGTCAACGTCGCAATGACCAGTCGCAATTGACCGAGGATGATTTCCTGCGCCTGTTCCTTGATTTGGCGTTCATCAAGCCCCAGCAATCGTTCAGCGGCGTTGTTCATAATCGCCGGGTCGGTTGAGATGGCAACGGTAAAGGTGCTGGGTACATTGACGCGGATGTTTTGTTTCGAGAGCGCCCCCGTGAGGTTGATCTCAATCGGCATCGGTTGGAGGCTCAGGAACTGGTAATCCTGAATCACCGGAATCACAAACGCGCCGCCGCCGTGGATGCACTTGGCGCTGCGGCCGCCGCCGACCTTGCCGTAAATGACAAGAATGCGGTTCGACGGGCAGCGTTTGTACTGATTGATGATGACGCCGATGACAATCAACACCGCCAAAGCGGACAAGCCGACGGTGGCCACCAGCGCAAGACTGATTTCACCCATGGGGAAGTTCCTCGTGTGATGGCGCTAAAGCCTGCCGACCGGCTGCGGCTTCAACAGGTTGGGAAGTAGGCTCGGAAGACGGGTATGCGCTGAGCAGTGACTCCGGCACAACCATCAAAACGCCGTTGCTGACACTGTGAACGAACACTCGTGAACCGGTTGGAATCGCCGGTCCATCCGTGACGGCTTCCAAGGTCGCCAGCCGCCCTTGGACTTCAATTTGCACCTGTCCACTCCCTTGTCCATACGCCGGTATCGTCAGGTATACCGTTCCAAAGTTGCCGATGGCGTTGGCGACGCGGAGCGTCCCATCGGATTCAATGCGGCGGGCCTGGCGGAGCATCCAGACGGTCGTCGCAAAGGTGATCAGACCGGCGCTTACCGCCGTTCCCAGCACCATCGTTGGCGACAGGCGCGTCATCTGGAAGCACAGAACACCGCTCCACCCCATGACCATCAATCCGGCCAGCATCGCGTTGAGGCCGCCGCCGGGCAACGAATCACCGTGACCGAACAGGTCAAAGCTTCCGTCAAGGTGGCCGTCAAGGCCGTCGAGGAGCGCCCCTAGGAGCAGCTTGGCGACCAGCAGAGCCGTTGAAAACAAAGCAATTCCCCAGCAT
The window above is part of the Chloracidobacterium sp. genome. Proteins encoded here:
- a CDS encoding SPFH domain-containing protein codes for the protein MGEISLALVATVGLSALAVLIVIGVIINQYKRCPSNRILVIYGKVGGGRSAKCIHGGGAFVIPVIQDYQFLSLQPMPIEINLTGALSKQNIRVNVPSTFTVAISTDPAIMNNAAERLLGLDERQIKEQAQEIILGQLRLVIATLTIEEINRDREVFLQQVNKNVAAELHKLGLELLNVNVRDITDASGYIEAIGKKSAAEAINKARVEVAEQERFGAVGEAKAVRERTVQVALEATETEKGKKEAERTMRMVTAQLEAEAAIAEAQANRKKTIDIAAERAEAEVGVKRAEAQQRISIAELEAETAAKENMARAAVIESNAMLAERQAAAQQRAEVAKANAEREILIAQRQREKALLEKEELVRQEIEKLKRQVEADAEAERIRRVAQGEADAILLKYKADADGMKQLLLAKAEGYHNIIRACGNDPDTAAKLILLEKLETIVEKQVEAIANLKIDKITVWDSGGNGDGSSTAHFIRNFVSSLPPLQEIARQAGVELPAYLGSLVDSGANGKTEKTPSRTGTAAPKPTPKEG